The following are encoded together in the Deinococcus humi genome:
- a CDS encoding metallophosphoesterase family protein codes for MRIAVFGDVHGNRFALDAVVQDIEHHQPDAWVNLGDQLFGGADPAGAWALQQALKARHGVLEVRGNTDERLGEELTATTAKRSMLEWLHGVLPERAGAYVAALPTSVTLADGMVLAAHGSPDSAWTYLLRDGDSWAGDDAVRERLGDIGQARVIVVGHSHLEHVRQLGPLTVVNAGAVSRQKDGSPLARWVLLDGGGDAWSVTFQRVAYDAEAAARWAQEHAYHGSKEAAQLREGQVTE; via the coding sequence ATGAGGATCGCCGTGTTCGGAGATGTTCACGGGAATCGGTTCGCGCTGGACGCCGTCGTGCAGGACATCGAGCACCACCAGCCAGACGCGTGGGTGAATCTCGGTGACCAGCTGTTCGGCGGCGCGGATCCAGCTGGCGCGTGGGCGCTCCAGCAAGCGCTGAAGGCCCGGCATGGTGTTCTCGAAGTGCGGGGCAACACCGACGAGAGGCTGGGTGAGGAACTGACCGCGACCACGGCCAAGCGCAGCATGTTGGAGTGGCTGCACGGCGTCCTGCCGGAGCGGGCTGGGGCGTATGTCGCAGCCCTCCCGACCAGCGTGACGCTGGCGGATGGGATGGTCCTGGCCGCGCACGGCTCACCGGACAGCGCCTGGACCTACCTGCTGCGCGATGGAGACAGCTGGGCGGGTGACGACGCCGTGCGGGAGCGGCTCGGCGACATTGGGCAAGCGAGAGTCATCGTTGTGGGCCACTCTCACCTGGAGCATGTGCGGCAGCTCGGGCCGCTGACTGTGGTGAACGCCGGAGCAGTGAGCCGACAAAAGGATGGATCGCCCCTGGCGCGCTGGGTGCTGCTGGATGGGGGGGGAGACGCCTGGAGCGTGACCTTTCAGCGCGTGGCCTACGACGCGGAAGCGGCCGCGAGATGGGCCCAGGAACACGCCTATCACGGCAGCAAGGAAGCGGCGCAGCTGCGCGAGGGACAGGTGACGGAATGA
- a CDS encoding MFS transporter produces the protein MTSPFPRQRRLIWTLALLSTAGYGALYYAQPLLAVATEHTTGWSRAQTSLAFTAALLTNAALAPVVGRAVDRVGGRALISGGAVLGAAALILMGLQPSYPGFVVCWMLVGVAMTLTFYEPVFTVVAQQFQSADRRRATLTITLIAGLASTIFVPLTSAGLQVGGLTVALGILAGLLLLTAGLGWSVLPRTATREPHARPVSAPFAPDPAFRQLALSFTLARVVSVGTGLQLAPLLLARGEAPAVAAALAGLMGLAALPGRVLFGPLLRALGIHRLTAALLVLLGLGPLLLATTSSVWPAAVAITLFGLANGALTLARTELLLGLYDARLFGTVNGRLAAPVNLAQALTPFGVGLLFSSSGSYLPSLWGLTFMAALSAWALLRAPHRGLIPV, from the coding sequence GTGACTTCCCCGTTCCCCCGCCAGCGTCGCCTGATCTGGACGCTGGCGCTGCTCTCGACTGCCGGGTACGGCGCGCTGTATTACGCGCAGCCGCTGCTCGCGGTCGCCACCGAGCACACCACCGGCTGGAGCCGCGCCCAGACCAGCCTGGCCTTCACGGCCGCATTGCTCACCAACGCGGCCCTGGCCCCGGTCGTCGGCCGCGCGGTCGACCGCGTCGGGGGCAGGGCGCTGATCAGCGGCGGCGCCGTCCTGGGCGCCGCTGCCCTGATCCTGATGGGCCTGCAGCCCAGCTACCCGGGCTTCGTGGTGTGCTGGATGCTGGTGGGCGTGGCCATGACCCTGACGTTCTACGAGCCCGTGTTCACGGTGGTGGCGCAGCAGTTCCAGTCTGCCGACCGGCGGCGCGCCACCCTCACGATCACGCTCATCGCCGGGCTGGCGAGCACCATCTTCGTGCCGCTCACCAGCGCTGGCCTCCAGGTCGGCGGGCTGACGGTGGCCCTCGGGATCCTCGCGGGCCTGCTGCTGCTCACCGCTGGGCTGGGCTGGAGCGTGCTGCCCCGGACCGCCACGCGAGAGCCCCACGCACGCCCCGTGTCGGCGCCGTTTGCGCCGGACCCGGCCTTTCGTCAGCTGGCGCTGAGCTTCACCCTGGCGCGCGTCGTCTCGGTGGGCACCGGTCTTCAGCTCGCGCCCCTGCTCCTCGCGCGGGGAGAAGCGCCCGCGGTCGCGGCCGCACTCGCGGGTCTGATGGGACTCGCGGCCCTGCCCGGCCGAGTGCTGTTCGGGCCGCTGCTGAGGGCGCTCGGCATTCACCGGCTGACGGCCGCGCTGCTGGTGCTGCTGGGCCTCGGGCCACTGCTGCTGGCCACCACCTCCTCGGTGTGGCCTGCTGCCGTCGCCATCACGCTCTTCGGCCTGGCGAACGGGGCCCTCACCCTGGCCCGCACCGAACTGCTGCTGGGCCTCTATGACGCCCGGCTCTTCGGGACCGTGAATGGGCGCCTGGCCGCGCCGGTCAACCTGGCCCAGGCACTGACCCCGTTCGGGGTGGGCCTGCTGTTCAGCTCGAGTGGAAGCTACCTGCCCTCGCTGTGGGGACTGACGTTCATGGCAGCGCTGTCCGCGTGGGCCCTGCTGCGCGCCCCGCACCGTGGCTTGATCCCTGTCTGA
- a CDS encoding NUDIX hydrolase, with protein MARRDLLVAAGILRDRFGRVLLVGNDWQGHGRVRHTLPGGVVENGETLPEALYREIFEETGLKLTGILHMAYTVHIEDERRGERAIAVAFEATWDGLLNPADPDGFIVEARFCTPEEALEKLESPPMREPLSDFLKTGEPGRFYAFKGWDGRGGLRIPALKPRS; from the coding sequence ATGGCGCGGCGTGACCTTCTGGTGGCGGCGGGCATTCTGCGGGACCGCTTCGGGCGGGTGCTGCTGGTGGGCAACGACTGGCAGGGCCATGGGCGCGTGCGCCACACACTGCCCGGCGGCGTCGTGGAGAACGGCGAAACGCTGCCTGAAGCCCTGTACCGCGAGATTTTCGAGGAAACCGGTCTCAAACTGACTGGCATTCTCCATATGGCCTACACCGTGCACATTGAGGACGAGCGCCGGGGTGAGCGCGCCATTGCCGTCGCCTTTGAGGCCACCTGGGACGGATTGCTCAATCCCGCCGATCCGGACGGCTTTATCGTCGAGGCCCGCTTCTGCACCCCCGAGGAGGCGCTGGAGAAGCTGGAATCCCCGCCCATGCGCGAGCCCCTCAGCGACTTCCTGAAGACCGGGGAGCCGGGGCGCTTCTACGCCTTCAAGGGCTGGGACGGACGCGGCGGCCTGCGGATTCCCGCCTTGAAACCCCGTTCGTGA
- a CDS encoding adenine nucleotide alpha hydrolase, translated as MKGEGFVTSWSGGKDSALAFYRTRRAGGVPLAIVNVLDETGQRSRSHGLRPEILEAQAAALGVPLRTARASWASYEAEFTTLLAGAVVDGATAAVFGDIDLAAHRDWEEKVCRAAGLRASLPLWLEPRRALVDELLGLGFRALIVAVKEDALPARLLGRTLDAGVVAEIESLGADACGENGEYHTVLVDGPDFARPLNLVPGPAGIHHTGEGPFRVATLDLVLA; from the coding sequence GTGAAGGGTGAGGGGTTCGTTACCTCCTGGAGTGGAGGTAAGGACAGCGCCCTGGCTTTCTACCGCACCAGAAGGGCGGGAGGCGTGCCGCTGGCCATCGTTAATGTGCTGGACGAGACCGGGCAGCGTTCACGTTCCCACGGCCTGCGTCCGGAGATTCTAGAGGCTCAGGCGGCGGCGCTGGGCGTGCCGCTTCGCACGGCGAGGGCCTCCTGGGCCAGCTACGAGGCCGAGTTCACCACACTGTTGGCAGGTGCGGTGGTGGACGGTGCGACAGCCGCTGTCTTTGGAGATATTGACCTTGCTGCCCACCGGGACTGGGAGGAGAAGGTCTGCAGGGCGGCAGGGCTGCGCGCCAGTCTCCCATTGTGGCTTGAACCGCGCCGCGCCCTGGTGGACGAACTGTTGGGCCTGGGCTTCCGTGCCCTGATTGTGGCCGTCAAGGAAGACGCCCTGCCCGCACGGTTGCTGGGCAGGACGCTGGACGCCGGAGTGGTGGCCGAGATTGAGAGCTTGGGGGCTGACGCCTGCGGCGAGAACGGCGAGTATCACACCGTTCTGGTGGATGGCCCGGATTTTGCCAGGCCGCTTAATCTCGTTCCCGGCCCGGCAGGCATCCACCACACGGGTGAGGGGCCTTTCAGGGTAGCGACGCTGGATCTGGTGCTGGCCTGA
- the arsN2 gene encoding arsenic resistance N-acetyltransferase ArsN2, translating to MLTRHAVSSDLPAIVRLLTALGLPTAGVEEHLGGVLLAEDGGLLGLAGLERHGTVGLLRSVAVTPSARGQGVAAQLVDAVLDTARAQGVEAIYLLTTTAGTYFPRFGFTPVPRSAAPAALLASREFQDACPQSASLMSLVLKEHSMTQLQTIPGITDPTQTQTLISNLRSQPQRPLEFWLHGSPLIGPGYHVTEVKAVTIEAMDCGGKAATWRETIIQLMDGSAQDAEGGFMTARKFLAIYDRVTGRIPVRNEAEVRIEYGNDASPALQYHVSHVEEQAGRTIVHLRTPGVQCKAGEACGLPVAEAQGEGCAPNSGCCVPQAPISLQ from the coding sequence ATGCTGACCCGTCACGCTGTGTCCAGCGACCTGCCCGCCATCGTCAGGCTGCTCACTGCCCTCGGGTTGCCCACGGCCGGAGTTGAGGAGCACCTGGGCGGTGTTCTCCTCGCTGAAGATGGCGGCCTGCTCGGTCTTGCTGGTCTTGAGAGGCACGGCACTGTCGGCCTGCTGCGCTCCGTGGCTGTAACGCCGTCCGCTCGGGGGCAGGGCGTCGCCGCGCAGCTGGTGGACGCCGTACTGGACACGGCCCGCGCACAGGGCGTGGAGGCGATCTATCTGCTCACGACCACTGCCGGAACCTACTTTCCACGCTTCGGCTTCACACCGGTGCCCCGCTCAGCGGCCCCGGCGGCACTGCTCGCGTCCCGTGAATTCCAGGATGCCTGCCCCCAGTCCGCTTCACTGATGTCCCTCGTGCTCAAGGAGCATTCCATGACCCAGTTGCAGACCATTCCCGGCATCACCGATCCCACCCAGACCCAGACGCTGATCTCGAACCTGCGTTCCCAGCCCCAGCGGCCCCTGGAGTTCTGGCTGCATGGCTCACCGCTCATCGGCCCCGGCTACCACGTGACCGAGGTCAAGGCCGTCACCATCGAGGCCATGGACTGCGGCGGCAAGGCAGCCACCTGGCGCGAAACGATCATCCAGCTGATGGACGGGAGCGCCCAGGACGCCGAGGGCGGCTTCATGACCGCACGTAAGTTCCTCGCCATCTACGACCGCGTCACGGGCCGGATCCCGGTGCGGAACGAGGCCGAGGTTCGCATCGAGTACGGTAACGACGCTTCGCCTGCGCTGCAATATCACGTCAGCCACGTCGAGGAGCAGGCCGGGCGAACCATCGTCCACCTGCGGACACCTGGCGTGCAGTGCAAGGCCGGGGAAGCCTGCGGGCTGCCGGTGGCCGAGGCGCAGGGTGAAGGCTGCGCACCGAACAGCGGCTGCTGCGTGCCCCAGGCCCCCATCAGCCTGCAGTGA
- a CDS encoding homoserine dehydrogenase, which translates to MRTVTVGVLGSGTVGQDVLNLIARRESVFSDLGVKIEVSGVLVRDVNKVRDVPPGTRVTTDPGFLQECGVVIEAMGGVDRPLAMLLPYLRSGRPVITANKALLAERWDVLRDYALAGSLYYEASVMAGTPVIGPMSTVLRASTFTRLQAVLNGTCLYILSQMEAGREYAAALAEAQALGYAETPPTLDVGGFDTAHKLAVLARFCADGNFPYSAVAVQGIEHITQQDIQDARAAGECIKLVAELQRQGDGWKATVAPQRLPDTHPLCTAGTGRNALVYEGEECGTLVFAGGGAGGMITASAMVGDLLDWVIGFPGHVPLH; encoded by the coding sequence ATGAGAACTGTGACTGTGGGCGTCCTGGGCAGCGGCACCGTCGGCCAGGACGTGCTGAACCTGATCGCACGGCGGGAGAGCGTGTTCAGCGACCTGGGTGTGAAGATCGAAGTGTCCGGCGTGCTGGTGCGCGATGTGAACAAGGTCCGCGATGTGCCGCCCGGGACGCGCGTGACCACCGATCCCGGCTTTCTGCAGGAATGCGGCGTGGTCATCGAGGCGATGGGCGGTGTGGACCGTCCGCTGGCCATGCTGCTGCCGTACCTGCGCTCGGGCCGCCCGGTGATCACCGCCAACAAGGCGCTGCTGGCCGAGCGCTGGGACGTGTTACGCGATTACGCTCTAGCCGGAAGTCTGTATTACGAGGCCAGCGTGATGGCAGGGACCCCGGTGATCGGCCCGATGAGCACCGTTCTGCGGGCCAGCACTTTTACCCGGCTGCAAGCGGTGCTGAACGGCACATGCCTGTATATCCTGAGCCAGATGGAGGCGGGCAGGGAGTACGCCGCCGCGCTGGCCGAGGCGCAGGCGCTGGGCTACGCCGAGACACCGCCCACCCTGGATGTCGGCGGCTTCGACACCGCACACAAGCTGGCGGTGCTGGCCCGCTTCTGCGCCGACGGTAACTTTCCGTACAGCGCCGTCGCGGTGCAGGGCATCGAGCACATCACTCAGCAGGACATTCAGGATGCCCGCGCCGCCGGCGAATGCATCAAGCTGGTGGCCGAACTGCAGCGGCAGGGGGACGGCTGGAAAGCCACCGTCGCGCCGCAGCGGCTGCCGGACACCCATCCGCTGTGCACGGCCGGCACAGGCCGCAACGCCCTGGTCTACGAGGGCGAGGAATGCGGCACGCTCGTTTTTGCCGGCGGGGGCGCGGGCGGCATGATCACGGCCAGCGCAATGGTGGGTGACCTCCTGGACTGGGTAATTGGCTTTCCGGGGCACGTACCGCTGCACTGA
- a CDS encoding putative quinol monooxygenase: MILSHGTLTAPVAHADAIRQLLRQIAQATRQEAGCQLYLVSEDLELPGHFIITEQWASLADMEAHLAQPAVGEAVAAVHGMGVTDLSIIAWEVGTQTDVI, translated from the coding sequence ATGATCCTGTCCCACGGAACCCTGACCGCTCCGGTGGCCCACGCCGACGCCATTCGCCAGTTGCTGCGCCAGATCGCTCAGGCCACCCGACAGGAAGCTGGCTGCCAGCTGTATCTGGTGTCCGAGGATCTGGAACTGCCAGGCCACTTCATCATCACCGAGCAATGGGCCAGCCTGGCAGACATGGAAGCGCATCTGGCGCAGCCTGCCGTGGGCGAGGCCGTGGCCGCCGTACACGGTATGGGCGTGACCGATCTGAGTATCATAGCCTGGGAAGTGGGAACGCAGACGGACGTGATTTGA
- a CDS encoding MarR family winged helix-turn-helix transcriptional regulator, producing MTVVKDNKAVEVSQPGALLRTVTRLFTDLQQRNFACCDVQSATQCAILTTLEREGDQTLAALTRTLNLDKAWLSRSTDDLVEQGRLVKAPHPGDRRALLLRLTTTGHQAAQDLGAQLNTQSARVLARLPAAEQAVALRVLSSLSEALQAELDGDGGCGC from the coding sequence ATGACCGTTGTCAAAGACAACAAAGCAGTGGAGGTGAGTCAGCCGGGCGCTCTGCTCCGCACCGTGACGCGGCTGTTCACAGACCTGCAGCAGCGCAACTTTGCCTGCTGCGACGTGCAGTCCGCCACCCAGTGCGCGATCCTCACCACCCTGGAGCGCGAGGGCGACCAGACGCTCGCCGCGCTGACCCGTACCCTGAATCTCGACAAGGCCTGGCTCAGCCGCAGCACCGACGACCTGGTGGAGCAGGGCCGACTGGTGAAGGCCCCCCACCCGGGTGACCGCCGCGCCCTGCTCCTGCGTCTTACCACCACCGGGCACCAGGCTGCCCAGGATCTGGGCGCCCAGCTCAACACCCAGTCCGCCCGGGTCCTGGCCCGTCTACCGGCCGCAGAACAAGCCGTCGCCCTGCGGGTGCTGTCCAGCCTGAGTGAGGCCCTCCAGGCCGAACTCGATGGAGACGGGGGCTGTGGATGCTGA
- a CDS encoding arsenate reductase ArsC, whose product MTKRPSVLFICTGNTARSQMAQVLLEHHGQQRFEVQSAGLEPGEVHPLTRQVLTERGFSTDHLYAKGTTPLLGQHFTHVMTVCGRAEHNCPIFPFALRREAWPFEDPAVATGTEEDRLAVFRRVRDQIDAQVRQWVEAQA is encoded by the coding sequence ATGACGAAACGTCCGAGTGTGCTGTTCATCTGTACCGGCAATACCGCCCGCTCCCAGATGGCCCAGGTGCTGCTCGAGCACCACGGCCAGCAGCGCTTCGAGGTCCAGTCCGCGGGCCTGGAGCCGGGCGAGGTTCACCCCCTGACCCGCCAGGTCCTGACCGAACGGGGGTTTTCGACCGACCACCTCTACGCCAAGGGCACCACCCCACTGTTGGGGCAGCATTTCACCCACGTGATGACCGTGTGTGGCCGGGCTGAACACAACTGTCCGATCTTTCCCTTCGCGCTCCGCCGGGAGGCATGGCCCTTCGAAGATCCCGCCGTGGCGACGGGCACCGAAGAGGACCGACTGGCGGTCTTCCGCCGGGTGCGGGACCAGATCGACGCACAGGTCCGGCAGTGGGTGGAGGCTCAGGCATGA
- the tsaE gene encoding tRNA (adenosine(37)-N6)-threonylcarbamoyltransferase complex ATPase subunit type 1 TsaE, with protein MSAFPVDPGLLEPGGSRQLRGPEEQRRFGASLATALPPAAVLFLEGELGAGKTTLTAGLIGALGFVEAVTSPTYALIHAYPTPAGRALHVDAYRVRDVQELYELDLEDLIAGSRLSVIEWGERLYDDYPDAPILRLEHLDGEEDVRRVTRLR; from the coding sequence ATGTCTGCTTTTCCGGTTGATCCTGGCCTCCTCGAACCTGGTGGCTCCCGCCAGCTGCGTGGCCCTGAGGAGCAGCGGCGCTTTGGCGCGTCCCTCGCCACGGCGCTGCCTCCTGCCGCGGTCCTCTTTCTGGAAGGTGAGCTGGGAGCAGGAAAGACCACGCTGACCGCTGGACTGATCGGCGCGCTGGGCTTCGTGGAAGCCGTCACCAGCCCCACCTACGCCCTGATTCACGCCTATCCCACCCCGGCGGGCCGCGCGCTGCACGTGGATGCCTACCGCGTGCGCGACGTTCAGGAACTGTACGAACTCGACCTTGAGGATCTGATTGCGGGGAGCCGCCTGAGCGTTATCGAGTGGGGCGAGCGTCTGTACGACGATTATCCTGACGCGCCGATCCTGCGGCTGGAGCATCTGGACGGAGAAGAAGACGTGCGGCGGGTCACACGGCTGCGCTGA
- the prfA gene encoding peptide chain release factor 1 yields the protein MSSRLQELQAEFGLVERRLGDPAALADGREYGKLTRRHRELLPLVTLLRERDGLQSDLVGARELLSDPDMKELAAGEVETIETRLGEIEAELEVLLLPTDPDDAKDVILELRAGAGGAEAGLFVTDLLRMYVRYAEGMNLKLNVLDANESDLGGASKVVAEVTGDGAFRAFKWERGVHRVQRVPATESAGRIHTSTVTVAVLPEAEQDEVHLDLSEVRIDVFRSQGAGGQGVNTTDSAVRAVYRAGTPDEIMVVCQDGRSQIKNREKALVVLASRLAERERASRDEQERSERASQVGSGDRSEKIRTYNYPQNRVTDHRLEGDDKNHPLDSVINGALTPVVAGLARAEKERQLLAMADQDGGPARSGQYGAA from the coding sequence GTGAGCTCGCGTCTTCAGGAACTCCAGGCCGAATTCGGGCTGGTGGAGCGCCGTCTGGGTGACCCGGCGGCGCTGGCGGACGGGCGCGAATACGGCAAGCTGACCCGACGCCACCGCGAACTGTTGCCCCTGGTGACGCTGCTGCGCGAGCGTGACGGCCTGCAGAGCGATCTGGTGGGGGCGCGCGAACTGCTCTCCGACCCCGACATGAAAGAGTTGGCGGCGGGAGAGGTCGAAACCATCGAAACCCGCCTGGGCGAGATCGAGGCCGAGCTGGAAGTCCTGCTTCTGCCCACCGATCCCGACGACGCCAAGGACGTGATTCTGGAATTGCGAGCCGGCGCGGGCGGGGCGGAGGCCGGGCTGTTCGTGACCGATCTGCTGCGAATGTACGTCCGTTACGCCGAGGGGATGAACCTCAAACTGAATGTACTGGACGCCAACGAGAGCGATCTGGGCGGCGCGAGCAAAGTTGTGGCGGAAGTGACCGGTGACGGCGCTTTCCGCGCCTTTAAATGGGAGAGGGGCGTCCACCGCGTCCAGCGCGTGCCCGCCACCGAATCGGCGGGGCGCATCCACACCAGTACCGTGACCGTGGCCGTGCTGCCCGAGGCCGAGCAGGACGAGGTTCATCTGGACCTGTCGGAAGTCCGTATCGACGTGTTCCGCTCACAGGGTGCGGGCGGGCAGGGCGTGAACACCACCGACTCCGCCGTGCGGGCGGTGTACCGCGCCGGAACCCCGGACGAGATCATGGTGGTCTGTCAGGATGGGAGATCGCAGATCAAGAACCGCGAGAAGGCGCTGGTGGTGCTGGCCTCGCGTCTGGCTGAGCGCGAACGCGCCTCCCGCGACGAGCAGGAGCGCAGCGAACGCGCCTCGCAGGTGGGCAGCGGCGACCGCAGCGAGAAGATCCGCACCTACAACTACCCGCAAAACCGCGTGACCGATCACCGGCTGGAGGGCGACGACAAGAACCACCCGCTGGACAGCGTGATCAACGGCGCGCTGACGCCGGTGGTGGCGGGGCTGGCCCGTGCCGAGAAGGAACGGCAGTTGCTGGCGATGGCAGACCAGGATGGGGGCCCAGCTCGAAGTGGACAGTATGGCGCGGCGTGA
- a CDS encoding SOS response-associated peptidase: MCGRADDHFGPRAWGTLGELFGPLGWEPQIRRDEVRPTDPLRFVRRAQGGFEAPYGRWGLVPARMSLDEAKRYATFNARVESLEDKPMFRAAFQSQRCVIPLAGFWEWPVRGGVKTLVRIARKDARPLLVAGLWNRTMTPDGPLESCTIVTRPPTPDLVEVHDRMPALLLSKDLEAWLDAPPHQARAAVLTSWPPRILTVTPV; this comes from the coding sequence ATGTGCGGACGGGCTGACGATCACTTCGGACCCCGGGCATGGGGCACACTGGGCGAACTGTTCGGGCCGCTGGGCTGGGAGCCACAGATCCGGCGCGACGAGGTGCGCCCCACGGATCCGCTTCGCTTCGTGCGGCGCGCTCAAGGAGGCTTTGAGGCTCCCTATGGACGCTGGGGCCTGGTCCCGGCCCGGATGTCGCTGGACGAGGCCAAGCGCTACGCCACCTTCAATGCCCGGGTGGAGAGCCTGGAAGATAAGCCCATGTTCCGGGCGGCCTTCCAGAGCCAGCGCTGCGTGATCCCGCTGGCGGGCTTCTGGGAGTGGCCGGTCCGTGGAGGGGTCAAGACCCTGGTCAGGATCGCCCGGAAGGATGCAAGGCCACTGCTGGTGGCCGGACTGTGGAATCGCACCATGACGCCGGATGGGCCGCTGGAGAGCTGCACGATCGTGACCCGGCCACCGACGCCGGATCTGGTGGAGGTGCATGACCGGATGCCGGCCCTGCTGCTGAGCAAGGACCTTGAGGCGTGGCTGGATGCGCCCCCGCACCAGGCCCGCGCCGCCGTTCTGACCAGCTGGCCGCCGCGCATCCTGACCGTCACCCCCGTCTGA
- a CDS encoding tyrosine-type recombinase/integrase produces MPRKKAKATKKENGRGSIDQLPSGKYRWRITLRRSDGTPYTRTGTASSRPAAQRAIDLMNADHQQGNLPEPSRVTMTAYLNTWLETKRPGLARKSMHNYSRLIELHINPQIGQIPLQKLSALHLQALYNALTTQRLGDTQRQVHNVLHAALEHALRLDLINKNPASRIRPTLPRRQPGDGVVDKALTAEEVDRLLPVLRQSRWGVIFEFFLHTGLRRAEVCGLKWEHVDLDKGTLRIKEGVVVVNGKADVDATKSPLSARPLKLTAEAVDCLRRQRAIQAQERDALLPGPMQGHAKAKSRVRPWIDSGYVFTALCGTRLYPDVLLRHLKRFGTEAGIKKVVNNHVLRHTYASLMLRAGVPMEVVSQKLGHARPSTTSDFYRTVYPDEHDVWALDLSDLTKHSKDPEDPKNTEDSEDSED; encoded by the coding sequence ATGCCTCGCAAGAAGGCAAAAGCGACAAAGAAGGAGAATGGAAGGGGCAGCATTGACCAGTTGCCCAGCGGAAAGTACCGCTGGCGCATTACGCTGCGCCGATCCGACGGCACCCCGTATACCAGGACGGGCACCGCGTCCAGCCGCCCAGCGGCCCAGCGGGCGATCGATCTGATGAATGCCGATCATCAACAGGGCAACCTGCCAGAACCCAGCCGAGTGACGATGACGGCGTACCTGAACACCTGGCTCGAGACCAAGCGGCCCGGGCTGGCCCGGAAGTCCATGCACAACTACAGTCGACTGATCGAGTTGCACATCAACCCCCAGATCGGTCAGATCCCGTTGCAGAAGCTGTCGGCGCTCCACCTGCAGGCGCTGTACAACGCGTTGACCACCCAGCGCCTCGGGGACACCCAGCGTCAGGTGCACAACGTCCTGCACGCGGCGCTGGAGCACGCCCTGCGGCTGGATCTGATCAATAAAAATCCGGCGTCCAGGATCCGGCCGACCCTGCCGCGCCGTCAGCCTGGTGACGGTGTCGTTGACAAGGCCCTCACGGCGGAAGAGGTGGACAGGCTGCTCCCGGTCCTGCGGCAAAGCCGCTGGGGCGTTATTTTTGAATTCTTCCTGCACACGGGGCTGCGGCGCGCGGAAGTCTGCGGGTTGAAGTGGGAGCACGTCGATCTGGACAAGGGCACGCTCCGAATCAAGGAGGGTGTGGTCGTCGTGAACGGAAAGGCGGATGTGGACGCGACCAAGAGTCCGCTGAGCGCGCGCCCGCTGAAGTTGACCGCGGAGGCGGTGGACTGTCTGCGCCGTCAGCGGGCGATCCAGGCCCAGGAACGTGACGCCCTGCTCCCTGGACCCATGCAGGGCCACGCGAAGGCCAAGTCGCGTGTCCGGCCCTGGATCGACAGCGGTTACGTGTTCACGGCCCTCTGCGGGACCCGGCTCTATCCCGACGTTCTGCTGCGCCACCTCAAGCGCTTCGGCACTGAGGCAGGAATCAAGAAGGTGGTCAACAATCACGTGCTGCGCCACACATATGCATCGTTGATGCTGCGTGCTGGCGTGCCGATGGAAGTCGTCAGCCAGAAGCTGGGGCACGCCCGTCCCAGCACTACGTCTGATTTCTACCGCACCGTGTACCCCGATGAACATGACGTCTGGGCCCTGGACCTGAGCGACCTCACCAAGCACTCCAAGGACCCCGAGGACCCCAAGAACACCGAGGACTCCGAGGACTCCGAGGATTAA
- a CDS encoding roadblock/LC7 domain-containing protein, with translation MTNAVYSMTVHALSGVVSARAAETMLQTLLREQRLKPETVTAQDMQRILSGPLLTRLSMVLPEARARQELLALTRQLAAEYPKAPTLMTQMAPFAAWDDGVDASGLSLDHASLGADDFEFDDPEYGSGNTGRVYDLSGSAGQEELLRELARFSGVQGVMVCRASGEVLQSRAIAGASGLGGVVAATALLLGGRTLRLMSADLGGRTVCMRPLGEYCVAVVVGAQANVGRMLVELQGLQVAA, from the coding sequence ATGACCAACGCTGTGTACTCCATGACTGTCCACGCTTTGTCGGGCGTCGTCTCGGCCAGGGCGGCAGAAACCATGCTGCAAACGCTGCTGCGTGAGCAGCGCCTGAAGCCTGAGACGGTGACGGCCCAGGACATGCAGCGCATCCTGTCCGGGCCGCTATTGACCCGACTCTCAATGGTGTTGCCCGAAGCGCGCGCCCGCCAGGAGCTGCTGGCTCTGACCCGGCAGCTTGCGGCGGAATATCCCAAAGCGCCCACCCTGATGACCCAGATGGCGCCGTTTGCGGCCTGGGACGACGGCGTGGATGCCAGCGGCCTGTCGCTGGATCATGCGAGCTTAGGCGCCGACGATTTCGAATTCGACGATCCCGAGTATGGGTCCGGGAACACGGGCCGCGTCTACGATCTGAGCGGTTCAGCCGGGCAGGAGGAGTTGCTGCGCGAACTGGCCCGTTTTTCAGGCGTGCAGGGGGTGATGGTCTGCCGAGCCAGCGGCGAAGTACTGCAAAGCCGCGCGATTGCCGGGGCCAGTGGCCTGGGCGGGGTGGTGGCGGCCACAGCGCTGCTCCTCGGCGGCCGGACGCTACGGCTGATGTCGGCGGACCTGGGCGGCCGGACGGTATGTATGCGACCCCTCGGGGAGTACTGTGTGGCTGTGGTGGTCGGTGCCCAGGCCAACGTGGGACGAATGCTGGTGGAATTACAGGGACTTCAGGTGGCTGCATGA